The following DNA comes from Desulfobaculum xiamenense.
ACGCTGTGCGCCAGCGGCTACGTGCTTGGCGGCCTGTTCTTCGGTCGGTACATCCGGCGTGCGCAGGTCAACACCATGCCGTCCTACTTCTGGCAGCGCTTCAACAGCGAGCGCATCCGCCGTTTCGCGGGCATCACGACGGTCGTGTCCCTGACCGCATACCTGCTGAGCGTCATCCAGGGCACCGGCATCCTGATGGAAACCATGACCGGCTTCGATCGCGGAACCTGCCTTTTCGTGTCGTGGCTGTGCATCACCCTGTTCACCTTCTATTCCGGCTCGCGCGGCGTGATCATCACCGACACGATGATGTTCATCTTCTTCCTCGGTGCCACCCTCGTTGCCGGACCCTACGTGTTCAAGGCCGCGGGCGGCCTTGGCGACCTGATTGCCAATCTGGCCAACAATCCCGCCACCCCCGCCGGTCTTCTCGACTATCACGGCAACACGGGCGGCGGTTCGGTCATGGACATCATGCTCTATGCCATCACCATGGGCATCGTGTGGATGGTCGCCGTGGGCGTCAGCCCGTGGCAGGCCGGACGCAACCTGATGGCCAAGAACGAGCACGTCATCTTCCGTTCCGGCGTGCTGTCCGCTCTGCTGACCGTGGTGTTCCTGATCTATCTTTATCTGATCGCCGTGTGCGTCATTCCGCTCAATCCCGGCATGACCGAGCCTGAACGGGTCATCATCTGGGCGGCCTACGAGGTCACCCCCAAGATCGTCGGCGTGATCCTGCTGACGGGCATCATGGCGGCCGGACTTTCCTCCGCGTCCACCTTCCTGTCCGTGGTCAGCTTCAGCCTGTCGAGCGACGTGCTGAACCTCGACAAGCGCAAGGACGTGTCCCAGCTGTTCTTCACCCGCGTGACCGTGCTCGTCGTCGGCCTCATCGCCCTTGTGCTGGCCTACATGAACCTGTCGAGCATCCGCGTGATCACGTGGTTCGCGAGCACCATCATTGCCGCCTCGTGGGGCTATGTGGCCTTCGCCAGCGTCTGGAGCCGCAAGCTGACCGAGCGTGGCGCCTACTTCGCCATGGTCGGCGGATTCCTCGGGTACTTCGTTTCCAAGTGCCTGAAGGAGTTTGCGGGCGTGCCGTTCGTGTCCCTCTTCGACCCGTTCTTCATCGGCGTGGCCGTCAGCGTGATTTTGGGCATCCTCGGTTCCCGTGGGCAGGTCAAGACGGCGGAGGAGAGCGCCTTTCAGGAGAAGCTGCACCGCGTTCCCGCCTCCGAGGCCCTTGTCTCGGATTACCGCAAGGACAGGATGTACGGCTGGCTCATGGTCGTGGCTGGCGTGCTCGTCTCCGTGTTTCTGATCAAGTACTGGGCACTGCCGTACAACGCCCTTAACGGCTCCGGCATCGCGTCCCTGTTTTGATGTATTTCGTGTCGGGAATGACCCTCGCGGCCCCCTTACCGCGAGCGCCATTCCCGGCGGAGCGGATCTTCCGCTCATCTGGAAGTCAGTTTCGTGAACACAGAAACCATTTCTATGGCCTCGTGCCGCGTGTGAGGTAAGCATGTCCGAAGATAAGTTTGACGTTATAATTGTCGGCGCAGGTCTGGCCGGTTGTACCAGTGCCTGTCTGCTGGCGCAGGCCGGACTGGAGACGCTGGTCATCGAGCGCGGCAATTTCCCCGGCGCGAAGAACATGACCGGTGGCCGTCTCTACGC
Coding sequences within:
- a CDS encoding sodium:solute symporter family protein, which codes for MNIYTGGVLLSIIAYMLVGIYAGLKVKNIEDYYVCGRQAPTFLITGTMFASMLSTNGFMGDTAYCYTGNITTMILINTLCASGYVLGGLFFGRYIRRAQVNTMPSYFWQRFNSERIRRFAGITTVVSLTAYLLSVIQGTGILMETMTGFDRGTCLFVSWLCITLFTFYSGSRGVIITDTMMFIFFLGATLVAGPYVFKAAGGLGDLIANLANNPATPAGLLDYHGNTGGGSVMDIMLYAITMGIVWMVAVGVSPWQAGRNLMAKNEHVIFRSGVLSALLTVVFLIYLYLIAVCVIPLNPGMTEPERVIIWAAYEVTPKIVGVILLTGIMAAGLSSASTFLSVVSFSLSSDVLNLDKRKDVSQLFFTRVTVLVVGLIALVLAYMNLSSIRVITWFASTIIAASWGYVAFASVWSRKLTERGAYFAMVGGFLGYFVSKCLKEFAGVPFVSLFDPFFIGVAVSVILGILGSRGQVKTAEESAFQEKLHRVPASEALVSDYRKDRMYGWLMVVAGVLVSVFLIKYWALPYNALNGSGIASLF